From a single Candidatus Izimaplasma bacterium HR1 genomic region:
- the ndhI_2 gene encoding NAD(P)H-quinone oxidoreductase subunit I, chloroplastic, with the protein MKIMVNEIAVISGKGGTGKSTLLLSMIPYFEKIVIADCDVDAPDLKILLSEEITKEEEFIGFKRPVIDYAKCRYCGLCYEKCNFDAITETIEVKKGLCEGCGVCDYVCPSGAITMVDHPIGKIYQRRTIFGSMIDARLVPGEESSGKLVSEVRKRSKEVALTEKAETILIDGSPGIACNVISTISGVSKALIVTEPTLSGIHDLKRVLSLSEMFSVEAKIIINKYDLNLDMVEEIEKYCKEQNIDIILKIPFEKKIVESISNLKIPSTCDIPFFESSEWLKFIEYIQK; encoded by the coding sequence GTGAAAATCATGGTTAATGAAATTGCTGTTATTAGTGGTAAAGGTGGTACTGGTAAATCTACATTATTACTGTCTATGATTCCTTATTTTGAAAAAATAGTAATCGCTGATTGTGATGTCGATGCTCCTGACTTAAAAATCCTTTTAAGTGAAGAGATTACAAAAGAAGAAGAGTTCATTGGTTTTAAAAGACCTGTTATTGATTATGCAAAATGCAGATACTGTGGTTTATGTTATGAAAAATGCAACTTTGACGCAATAACGGAAACTATTGAAGTAAAAAAAGGTCTTTGTGAAGGTTGTGGTGTTTGTGACTATGTATGTCCAAGCGGAGCAATCACAATGGTAGATCATCCAATCGGTAAAATCTATCAAAGAAGAACTATTTTTGGTTCAATGATTGATGCTAGACTAGTTCCCGGAGAAGAATCAAGCGGTAAACTTGTTAGTGAAGTTAGAAAAAGAAGTAAAGAAGTAGCATTAACAGAAAAAGCTGAAACAATCCTTATTGATGGTTCACCAGGAATAGCCTGCAATGTTATTAGTACAATCAGTGGTGTATCCAAAGCACTAATTGTTACTGAACCTACTTTAAGTGGAATTCATGACTTAAAACGTGTTTTAAGCCTTTCAGAAATGTTTAGTGTTGAAGCAAAAATCATCATAAACAAATATGATCTAAACTTAGACATGGTTGAGGAAATAGAAAAATACTGTAAAGAGCAAAATATCGATATTATCTTAAAAATTCCTTTTGAAAAAAAGATTGTTGAAAGTATTTCTAATTTAAAAATACCATCAACTTGTGATATACCTTTTTTTGAAAGTAGTGAATGGTTAAAATTTATCGAATACATTCAAAAATAA
- the obg gene encoding GTPase ObgE, whose product MFVDLVKIKVSSGKGGDGTVAFRREKFVPMGGPSGGDGGKGGNIIFVGREGLSTLIDLKYNKILRAEEGENGKPKKMNGASGNDLIVQVPVGTTIYDEDTDKVIGDITENEQQVMICRGGRGGRGNVKFTTSRNTAPEIAEKGEPGFTRLIRCELKVLADVGLVGLPSVGKSTMLSIVSNSRPKIASYHFTTLKPNLGVVRVEESRSFVMADLPGLIEGASLGQGLGLQFLRHIERTRVILHVIDMSGSEGRDPFTDYKVINNELASYKYDLLKRPQIIVANKMDIPGAEDNLEMFKLELDDEEIQIIPISAITSSGVQELLYKTMDLLENTKRFDLYDDEDYDQVVEYTFEANEELFEIHKGDDGIFDVTGIPLRKMFDMTDFSKDQSVKRFSRILRSLGIDAKLRDLGVKNGDTVRVFDFAFEFLD is encoded by the coding sequence ATGTTTGTAGATTTAGTAAAAATTAAAGTTTCATCAGGTAAAGGTGGCGACGGTACAGTCGCTTTTCGTAGGGAAAAATTTGTTCCTATGGGTGGACCATCTGGTGGAGATGGTGGTAAAGGTGGTAATATCATCTTTGTCGGTAGAGAAGGTTTATCTACTTTAATTGATTTAAAGTATAATAAAATTTTACGCGCTGAAGAGGGCGAAAATGGAAAACCTAAAAAAATGAATGGTGCTTCAGGTAATGACTTAATTGTTCAAGTTCCTGTAGGAACTACAATTTATGATGAAGACACTGATAAAGTTATTGGTGATATCACTGAAAACGAACAACAAGTTATGATTTGTCGTGGTGGTCGCGGAGGACGTGGTAATGTTAAATTTACTACTTCAAGAAATACCGCTCCTGAAATTGCTGAAAAAGGTGAACCAGGATTTACAAGATTGATTCGTTGTGAATTAAAAGTTTTAGCTGATGTTGGATTAGTAGGATTACCTAGTGTTGGAAAAAGTACGATGTTAAGTATTGTTTCAAACAGTCGTCCAAAAATTGCTAGTTATCACTTCACAACTCTTAAACCTAATTTAGGTGTAGTTAGAGTTGAAGAATCAAGAAGTTTTGTTATGGCAGATTTGCCTGGTCTTATTGAAGGTGCTAGTTTGGGACAAGGTCTTGGACTACAATTCTTAAGACACATTGAAAGAACTAGAGTTATCTTACATGTTATTGACATGAGTGGTTCTGAAGGAAGAGATCCTTTTACTGATTATAAAGTAATCAATAATGAATTAGCTTCTTATAAATATGATCTATTAAAAAGACCACAGATCATTGTTGCTAACAAAATGGATATTCCCGGAGCAGAAGATAATTTAGAAATGTTTAAATTGGAATTAGATGATGAAGAGATTCAAATCATTCCGATTAGTGCAATAACTAGTTCAGGTGTTCAGGAATTACTGTATAAAACAATGGACTTATTAGAAAACACTAAACGCTTTGATTTATATGATGACGAGGATTACGATCAAGTTGTTGAATATACATTTGAGGCAAATGAAGAATTATTTGAAATCCACAAAGGTGATGACGGTATATTTGATGTAACTGGTATTCCCCTTAGAAAAATGTTTGATATGACAGATTTTTCCAAAGACCAATCAGTTAAAAGATTTAGTAGAATCTTAAGAAGTTTAGGAATTGATGCTAAATTGAGAGACCTAGGTGTTAAAAACGGAGACACTGTTAGAGTATTTGATTTTGCATTTGAATTTCTAGATTAA
- a CDS encoding Integral membrane protein, with amino-acid sequence MSGFFSFMESSNTFQEFSLNHIIPLLLIVVGVVLIYLNRERIRNSKYEKQIRYGLAILAILTEVSFQVWQMLHGRWNFYDSLPLHLCRLTNYLGIYIMFTKNNKVFEIAYFWCLAGVVSILFPDILHGPDRFRYYHFMVSHILFFFNFLYLLFVSELRLSFKSYKKSLIALFLLATVIIIPINNIFGMNYMFLLEANDTPFSIFEGYGYFIYLVGCIGLTGIVMTLWYLPIYFYNKSKT; translated from the coding sequence ATGAGTGGTTTCTTTTCTTTTATGGAAAGTAGTAATACGTTTCAGGAATTTAGTTTAAATCATATTATACCGTTATTGTTAATTGTCGTAGGTGTAGTATTGATTTATTTAAACAGGGAAAGAATTAGAAATTCAAAATATGAGAAACAGATAAGATATGGGTTAGCCATATTAGCGATCTTAACTGAAGTGTCTTTCCAGGTTTGGCAAATGCTTCATGGAAGATGGAATTTTTATGATAGTTTACCATTACATTTATGCAGGTTAACTAATTACCTAGGAATCTATATCATGTTCACTAAGAATAACAAAGTATTTGAGATTGCATATTTTTGGTGTTTAGCAGGAGTTGTTAGTATATTGTTTCCTGATATTCTTCATGGTCCTGATCGATTTAGGTATTATCATTTTATGGTTAGTCACATCTTGTTTTTCTTTAATTTTCTGTATTTATTATTTGTTTCAGAACTTAGACTTAGTTTTAAGTCATATAAGAAAAGTTTAATTGCATTGTTCTTATTAGCAACTGTCATTATAATTCCGATCAATAATATATTTGGTATGAACTATATGTTTTTATTAGAAGCTAACGATACTCCTTTTAGTATTTTTGAAGGATATGGGTATTTTATATATTTAGTTGGATGTATAGGACTTACCGGTATTGTGATGACATTATGGTATTTACCAATTTATTTTTATAATAAAAGTAAAACATAA
- a CDS encoding Integral membrane protein: MKFFSDEVGIKLVPFNAIHLMLFVFVIVGCILIYVYREKLRNYKHERKVAKTVALLAFFWEMGLYLWFILNGIWTWEHSLPISLCAFTLFIGIFALYFKKYELFAIGYFWTWGALASVLFPDIEFSVDRYRFYQFMIGHVNFFLMFVYMIFVYKWYPTWKDWRKSCIALSIIVGILIIASNASGANLMFMLNGADSPFEMFEQFGYFGYLVGVILMSFGIILIWFIPFIIYHKRQKKLN; this comes from the coding sequence ATGAAGTTTTTTAGTGATGAAGTAGGTATTAAGTTAGTACCTTTCAATGCGATTCATTTAATGCTGTTTGTATTTGTTATAGTAGGATGTATTTTAATCTATGTATATAGGGAGAAACTTAGAAATTATAAACATGAAAGAAAAGTAGCGAAAACCGTAGCGCTTTTAGCGTTTTTCTGGGAAATGGGATTATATCTATGGTTTATATTAAACGGGATATGGACATGGGAACACAGTTTACCAATAAGTCTTTGTGCCTTTACTTTGTTCATAGGTATCTTTGCTTTATACTTTAAGAAATATGAGTTGTTTGCAATTGGTTATTTCTGGACATGGGGAGCACTAGCAAGTGTGCTATTTCCTGATATAGAATTTAGTGTTGATCGATACAGATTCTATCAGTTTATGATAGGGCATGTGAATTTCTTCTTAATGTTTGTATATATGATCTTTGTATATAAATGGTATCCGACTTGGAAAGACTGGCGTAAAAGCTGTATTGCATTATCGATAATTGTTGGTATATTAATTATTGCAAGTAATGCTTCAGGAGCTAACTTAATGTTTATGCTTAATGGTGCTGATTCACCATTTGAAATGTTTGAACAATTTGGTTATTTTGGATATCTAGTTGGAGTAATATTAATGTCATTTGGAATTATATTGATATGGTTTATACCATTTATTATTTACCATAAGAGGCAAAAGAAACTAAACTAA
- a CDS encoding flavodoxin yields the protein MNSIILYHSKTGCTEKCANYIKEKNDTDIEKIIKFRGSLDDYETIVIMCPIYMGKIEKTGKEFIQKFTNELINKRLIIVLCGMNTKGFKAMVEHNLSEKIREHAEIVYGGGAYYLERMSFMQKRIVQSVARVIKSSEHINYENLDKIKI from the coding sequence ATGAATTCAATTATTCTCTATCATTCAAAAACAGGATGCACTGAAAAATGTGCTAATTATATTAAAGAAAAAAATGATACAGATATCGAGAAGATTATTAAGTTTAGAGGAAGTCTTGATGACTATGAAACGATAGTTATTATGTGTCCAATCTATATGGGCAAAATCGAGAAAACTGGAAAAGAGTTTATCCAAAAGTTCACAAACGAACTAATTAACAAGAGATTGATAATAGTATTATGTGGAATGAATACAAAAGGATTTAAGGCTATGGTAGAACATAATCTTTCTGAGAAAATTAGAGAACATGCTGAGATTGTTTATGGTGGTGGAGCTTATTATCTAGAGAGAATGAGTTTCATGCAAAAGCGAATTGTTCAGTCTGTTGCTAGAGTTATTAAAAGCAGTGAACATATTAATTATGAGAATTTAGACAAAATAAAAATCTAA
- the ycdX gene encoding phosphatase YcdX, with the protein MKTNYHTHHELCGHAIGTCEDYVLEAIKNNYQELGFSDHAPNSRVDDFGVRMKPKEFTTYLEDIKYVQEKYKNSLTIKKGMEVEFFYDHAKYYEFLKGELDYLILGQHYISHTKQMNDLKSSFALTSDKDIEIYAEFVCEGMKTMNFNILAHPDLYMCGYQDWNQKAITVAKKIIKCAEKTNTILEFNGNGFRRGTRNTPQGKTQPYPRIEFWNLVKEHNVKTIFGVDCHSPEQIYDTTIKEAEVVYKNLGTNQVEFLFKK; encoded by the coding sequence ATGAAAACAAACTATCATACCCACCATGAACTTTGCGGACACGCAATTGGTACTTGTGAGGATTATGTATTAGAAGCAATAAAAAACAATTATCAAGAACTAGGTTTTAGTGATCATGCACCTAATTCAAGAGTAGATGATTTTGGGGTTCGAATGAAACCAAAGGAGTTTACCACCTATTTAGAAGATATAAAATATGTTCAAGAAAAATATAAGAACTCATTGACCATCAAAAAAGGCATGGAAGTAGAATTCTTTTATGACCATGCGAAATATTATGAATTTTTAAAAGGTGAATTAGATTACTTAATATTAGGACAACATTATATTTCTCATACAAAACAAATGAATGATCTAAAAAGTAGCTTTGCTTTAACATCAGATAAAGATATAGAAATCTATGCTGAATTTGTTTGCGAAGGAATGAAAACTATGAACTTCAATATTTTAGCTCATCCAGATTTGTATATGTGTGGTTATCAAGATTGGAATCAAAAAGCAATAACAGTTGCTAAGAAAATTATCAAATGTGCTGAGAAGACAAACACGATTTTAGAATTTAATGGAAATGGATTTAGAAGAGGAACAAGAAATACTCCACAGGGAAAAACTCAACCATATCCGAGAATTGAATTTTGGAATCTTGTAAAAGAGCATAATGTAAAAACAATCTTTGGAGTTGATTGTCATTCTCCAGAACAAATATATGACACCACCATAAAAGAAGCAGAAGTGGTTTATAAAAATTTAGGGACTAATCAAGTTGAATTTCTATTCAAAAAGTAG
- the ansA gene encoding putative L-asparaginase has product MKKVALIFTGGTIAMKVDKDLHGAIPSLSPNEIVQTLSGIDEFQNLIVHEFSSKPSPSITPIDMRNLANVVNDYLEQDEIVGTIVVHGTDVLEETAFYLNCVSTSNKPIVITGSMKNASELGYDGLTNLVSSIKVCMSPDSLGKGTLVVMNDTINSSVEVTKTHTMSLDTFRSMEFGPLGIIDHNEVIYYRDVTRNKKYQLTNKINNAVYLLKAYAGMNGEFIDYLIEHEARGLVIEALGRGNLPPTMLDALERAINVGIYIVIVSRCPAGRVLDTYAYEGGGKDLTNKGCILGGSLNGQKARILLSLAIANDFDFNDITKLYKV; this is encoded by the coding sequence ATGAAGAAAGTTGCATTGATTTTTACTGGTGGAACAATTGCTATGAAAGTTGACAAAGATTTGCATGGAGCTATACCCTCTCTTAGTCCAAATGAAATCGTTCAGACTTTATCAGGTATAGATGAATTTCAAAATTTGATCGTCCATGAATTCTCAAGTAAACCTTCGCCATCGATTACTCCAATAGACATGAGAAATCTTGCGAACGTTGTAAATGATTATTTAGAACAAGATGAAATTGTTGGAACTATAGTTGTTCATGGAACTGATGTTTTAGAAGAAACAGCGTTTTATCTTAATTGTGTTTCTACATCTAACAAACCAATCGTCATCACTGGTTCAATGAAGAATGCTAGTGAACTAGGATATGATGGTTTAACTAATCTTGTTTCAAGTATAAAAGTATGTATGTCTCCAGATAGTTTAGGAAAAGGTACTTTAGTTGTTATGAACGATACTATTAATAGTTCTGTTGAAGTAACTAAGACCCATACTATGAGTTTGGATACATTTAGATCAATGGAATTCGGTCCACTTGGAATCATTGACCATAATGAAGTTATATATTATAGAGATGTCACACGTAATAAGAAATATCAATTAACCAACAAAATAAACAATGCCGTCTATTTATTAAAAGCTTATGCTGGAATGAACGGAGAGTTCATCGATTACCTCATTGAGCATGAAGCTAGAGGTTTAGTAATTGAAGCATTGGGTAGAGGAAATTTACCACCAACTATGTTAGATGCTCTTGAACGAGCGATCAATGTTGGAATCTATATTGTAATTGTTTCTAGATGCCCTGCAGGTAGAGTCCTTGATACATATGCATATGAAGGTGGAGGAAAAGATCTTACTAATAAAGGTTGTATTCTCGGGGGTAGCTTAAACGGCCAAAAAGCCCGTATTCTTCTTAGCCTTGCTATTGCTAATGATTTTGATTTTAATGATATAACTAAACTTTATAAAGTATAA
- the rarA gene encoding Replication-associated recombination protein A — MEIKRPLAYRARPKNLNEVVGQDHILGKNGVIKRMIDNEKLFSLILYGPPGIGKTTIAEAIGEIFGLRTYKFNASTDRKSQLSEIIKVSKNYGALLIVDEIHRMNKDVQDYLLPHVEEGNVIMIGLTTNNPYHSVNPAVRSRTHVLKLKSINKDDIIERLKQVEIEFKDELGCKLDDVVYEYIAMSSNNEIRTAINSLEILNMSYPNEEINLEKAKNVLLSPSLSLDKNEDNYFNILSALQKSIRGSDVDASLHYLARLVAMEDLTSILRRLTVIAWEDIGLANPAVVTRMDACARACERVGFPEARIPLGTMVVDLALSPKSNSAHSALDDALKEVMEGKTPKVPNHIINVANFEDKTKYKYPHDYDNALVYQQYLPDELKDKVYYYAKETGKYERALNERNKIVKKVLKKTK, encoded by the coding sequence ATGGAAATAAAGAGACCTCTAGCATATCGAGCTAGACCTAAGAATTTAAATGAAGTTGTTGGCCAAGATCATATTCTTGGTAAGAACGGAGTAATAAAAAGAATGATTGATAACGAGAAGTTATTCAGTCTTATTTTATATGGACCTCCGGGAATTGGTAAGACAACAATAGCTGAAGCTATTGGTGAAATATTTGGTTTAAGAACATATAAGTTTAATGCTTCTACAGATCGTAAGTCCCAATTAAGTGAAATTATAAAAGTAAGTAAAAACTATGGTGCTTTATTAATCGTTGACGAAATCCATAGAATGAATAAGGATGTGCAGGATTATTTACTTCCACATGTGGAAGAAGGTAATGTTATTATGATCGGATTAACAACAAATAATCCTTATCATAGTGTTAATCCTGCTGTAAGATCTAGAACACATGTCTTAAAGCTTAAATCAATTAATAAAGATGATATTATAGAAAGATTAAAACAAGTTGAGATCGAGTTTAAAGATGAATTAGGTTGTAAACTTGATGATGTTGTTTATGAGTACATTGCAATGAGTTCTAACAATGAAATAAGAACTGCTATAAACAGTTTAGAAATTCTTAATATGAGTTATCCTAATGAAGAGATAAATCTTGAGAAGGCAAAAAATGTACTATTGTCACCAAGTCTAAGTTTAGATAAAAATGAAGATAATTACTTTAATATCTTAAGTGCCTTACAAAAATCAATTAGAGGTAGCGATGTTGATGCTAGTTTACATTATTTAGCTAGATTAGTTGCCATGGAAGATTTAACTAGTATCTTAAGAAGATTAACTGTTATTGCCTGGGAAGATATCGGATTAGCTAATCCTGCTGTTGTAACAAGAATGGATGCTTGTGCTAGAGCATGTGAAAGAGTTGGTTTTCCAGAAGCAAGGATTCCTTTAGGAACTATGGTTGTTGATCTTGCACTTAGTCCTAAAAGTAATAGTGCACATAGTGCACTTGATGATGCATTAAAAGAAGTTATGGAAGGTAAAACACCAAAAGTCCCTAATCATATTATCAATGTTGCTAATTTTGAAGATAAAACGAAATACAAATATCCTCATGATTATGATAATGCACTTGTTTATCAACAGTATTTACCTGATGAATTAAAAGATAAGGTTTATTATTATGCTAAAGAGACAGGTAAATATGAAAGAGCATTGAATGAAAGAAATAAAATTGTTAAAAAGGTATTAAAAAAGACGAAATAA
- a CDS encoding topology modulation protein: MNRIIILGPSGTGKTTLCRNLGKKLGLEILHLDSVYWQKDWQNLDKQTFDLRIRKFLTKHRKFIIDGNYSNNNHFKYRLEIADTIIFLDFGTEKALEGIHQRANEFKHQVRSDMADGCIEGIDQVFLKYVASYYKFRAKYLKAVIKQYENKKKVIVFKTREELYVWYNSL, encoded by the coding sequence ATGAACCGCATTATTATTCTAGGACCAAGCGGAACGGGAAAAACTACATTATGTAGGAATCTTGGGAAAAAACTAGGTCTTGAAATACTACATCTTGATTCAGTTTACTGGCAAAAAGACTGGCAAAATTTAGATAAGCAAACTTTTGATTTACGGATTCGTAAGTTTTTAACAAAGCACCGTAAATTTATAATTGATGGAAACTATAGTAATAATAACCATTTTAAATATCGTCTTGAAATTGCTGATACTATCATCTTCTTAGATTTTGGTACAGAAAAAGCACTTGAAGGAATTCATCAGCGTGCTAATGAATTTAAACATCAAGTTAGAAGCGATATGGCGGATGGTTGCATTGAAGGAATAGATCAAGTGTTTTTAAAGTATGTAGCAAGCTATTACAAATTTCGTGCTAAGTACTTAAAAGCAGTAATTAAACAATATGAGAACAAGAAAAAAGTAATTGTATTTAAAACTAGAGAAGAGTTATATGTTTGGTATAATTCCTTATAG
- the ruvA gene encoding Holliday junction ATP-dependent DNA helicase RuvA, translating into MYSYLQGEITEIHPNYITVDINGVGYLVFTPNPYEFKLTEVERVYIHHYVREDAIHLYGFKTKGAKELFIKLLSVKGIGPKSAVAILATGNPDDVIGAIEIGNVKFLSKFPGIGPKASQQIILDLKGKLNLETDRIILNDNISEVEEALNSLGYRAKEIKKAVKNLDGSKPTDQLLKDALSQMLK; encoded by the coding sequence ATGTATAGCTATTTACAAGGTGAAATTACAGAGATTCATCCAAATTATATTACTGTTGATATTAATGGAGTTGGGTATCTAGTATTCACACCGAATCCTTATGAGTTTAAACTTACTGAAGTTGAAAGAGTTTATATTCACCACTATGTACGTGAAGATGCAATTCACTTATATGGTTTTAAAACAAAGGGTGCAAAAGAATTATTTATTAAACTATTAAGTGTTAAAGGTATCGGACCTAAAAGTGCTGTTGCTATATTAGCTACTGGAAATCCTGATGATGTTATTGGAGCTATTGAGATTGGGAATGTTAAATTCTTAAGTAAGTTTCCTGGTATTGGACCAAAAGCTTCACAACAGATTATTCTTGATTTAAAAGGAAAACTGAACTTAGAGACTGATCGTATTATCTTGAATGATAATATTTCTGAAGTTGAAGAAGCTTTGAATTCTTTAGGATACCGAGCAAAGGAAATTAAAAAAGCGGTTAAGAACCTTGATGGTTCTAAACCGACAGATCAATTGTTAAAAGATGCTTTATCACAAATGTTGAAGTAG